The bacterium genome window below encodes:
- the ligA gene encoding NAD-dependent DNA ligase LigA — MEKNVKEKIDELVKLLNYYNYKYYVENNPVVSDYEYDQLYHQLIELEKKYPQFVRHDSPTQRVGGQPLKEFKTIEHKVPMLSIDNTYSAEELIEFDKRVKKMGEVEEIDYVVELKYDGVAVSLIYENGKFVLGASRGDGYRGDDITENLKTVKTLPLQIPYKKPLEVRGEVYMRKDDFQRLNEEREKSEEPLFANPRNATAGSLKLLDPKEVAKRNLQLFAYQGILENGYETHWDTMMFLKKITFPVSPYMKHAKNIEEVIDYCNEWQDKRFSLPYNIDGMVVKVNSLKLQKKLGTTTKSPRWVVAYKFPAEQVTTILKDVIVQVGRTGTLTPVAILEPVQISGTTVSRATLHNFDEIKRLGLKIGDRVFVEKGGEIIPNIVKAIPELRDGDEKDIPVPTHCPVCGSPVIKETGEVAIRCPNVRCLAQVKERIIHFASKNAMDIEGLGEKWVNIFVDNGLLSDYGDIYYLKYEDIIKLERMGDRSVKNLLKAIEESKSRPFSRLIFALGIRHIGTHASEILAENFSSIDELSKGTVDQFCSIPEIGPTMAESIVEFFKNKENLKVIEKLKKAGVKTSREKKEVEKKNILSGLTFVVTGTLKNYTRDEITNYIKELGGNVSSSVSRKTDYIIYGEEPGSKLQKGQELKIKLLTEDEFQELVKNLLTKK, encoded by the coding sequence ATGGAAAAAAATGTAAAAGAAAAGATTGATGAACTTGTAAAATTGTTAAATTATTATAACTATAAATATTATGTTGAGAATAATCCAGTTGTAAGTGATTATGAATATGACCAACTTTATCATCAACTTATAGAACTTGAGAAAAAATATCCTCAATTTGTAAGACATGACTCTCCAACTCAACGAGTAGGCGGACAACCTCTAAAAGAATTTAAAACAATAGAACATAAAGTTCCAATGTTAAGCATTGATAATACATATTCAGCAGAAGAACTTATTGAATTTGATAAAAGAGTAAAAAAGATGGGAGAAGTTGAAGAAATTGATTATGTAGTTGAATTAAAATATGATGGTGTTGCTGTATCTTTGATTTATGAAAATGGAAAATTTGTTTTGGGAGCAAGTAGAGGTGATGGATATAGAGGTGATGATATAACAGAAAATTTAAAAACAGTTAAAACATTACCCTTACAAATTCCTTATAAAAAACCATTAGAAGTTAGGGGTGAAGTTTATATGAGGAAAGATGATTTTCAACGACTTAATGAAGAAAGAGAAAAAAGTGAAGAACCACTTTTTGCTAATCCAAGGAATGCTACTGCTGGTTCTTTAAAACTTCTTGACCCAAAGGAAGTTGCAAAAAGAAATTTGCAATTATTTGCATATCAGGGTATTTTAGAAAATGGGTATGAAACGCACTGGGATACAATGATGTTTTTAAAAAAAATTACATTCCCAGTAAGTCCTTATATGAAGCATGCAAAAAATATAGAAGAAGTAATTGACTATTGCAATGAGTGGCAGGATAAAAGATTTTCACTTCCTTATAATATTGACGGAATGGTAGTAAAAGTTAATTCTTTAAAATTACAAAAGAAACTTGGCACTACAACTAAAAGCCCAAGATGGGTTGTTGCATATAAATTTCCAGCAGAACAGGTTACTACTATATTAAAAGATGTTATTGTTCAGGTTGGTAGAACTGGCACACTCACTCCTGTTGCAATTTTAGAGCCAGTTCAAATAAGTGGAACAACTGTTTCAAGAGCAACTTTACATAATTTTGATGAAATAAAGAGATTGGGATTGAAAATAGGGGATAGAGTTTTTGTTGAGAAGGGGGGAGAAATAATTCCAAATATTGTTAAAGCAATTCCTGAATTAAGAGATGGAGATGAAAAAGATATCCCTGTTCCTACACATTGCCCTGTGTGTGGAAGTCCTGTTATTAAGGAAACAGGAGAAGTAGCAATAAGATGCCCAAATGTTAGATGTCTTGCACAGGTAAAAGAGAGAATAATCCATTTTGCATCAAAAAATGCTATGGATATAGAAGGACTTGGAGAAAAATGGGTTAACATTTTTGTTGATAATGGACTTCTTTCTGATTATGGAGATATTTATTACTTAAAATATGAAGATATTATAAAATTAGAGAGAATGGGGGATAGGTCAGTTAAAAATCTTTTAAAAGCAATAGAAGAAAGTAAAAGCAGACCATTTTCAAGATTGATTTTTGCATTAGGAATAAGACATATTGGTACTCATGCAAGTGAAATTTTAGCAGAAAATTTTTCTTCAATTGATGAACTTTCAAAAGGTACTGTTGACCAATTTTGTTCAATTCCAGAAATAGGACCTACTATGGCAGAAAGTATTGTTGAATTTTTTAAAAATAAAGAAAACTTAAAAGTTATAGAGAAGTTGAAAAAAGCAGGAGTAAAAACATCAAGGGAAAAAAAGGAGGTAGAAAAAAAGAATATTTTATCAGGACTTACTTTTGTAGTAACTGGAACATTAAAAAACTATACAAGAGATGAAATAACAAATTATATAAAAGAACTTGGCGGTAATGTCTCTTCATCTGTTTCAAGGAAAACTGATTATATTATTTATGGAGAAGAACCTGGCTCAAAATTACAAAAGGGACAAGAATTAAAAATAAAACTTTTAACTGAAGATGAATTTCAAGAATTAGTTAAAAACCTCCTTACAAAAAAATGA
- the xerD gene encoding site-specific tyrosine recombinase XerD translates to MIKDIPISKLKDEFLSYLYLEKNLSENTISSYKNDIEKFTTFLREKKYRLKEIDFSKFTEFLLHLKKKNLSVSSIIRIISSIRNFYKFLYARGIINDYLFIETPKSERDLPEVLSNEEIEKLLSTTENSKKYKRNIAILELLYGAGIRVSELVNLKIDDINFNQKFMRIKGKGNRERIAFLNTVALQRINDYLPERQQTKKGNLSPYLFVNNRGNKLSRQFIWKIVKKYSSLANLNKNIKPHTLRHSFATHLLESGLDLRIVQELLGHKNLSTTEIYTHIDRRQIKKIYKKYHPRA, encoded by the coding sequence ATGATAAAAGATATTCCTATTTCTAAATTAAAAGATGAATTTTTATCATATCTTTATTTAGAAAAAAACCTTTCTGAAAATACAATTTCTTCATATAAAAATGATATAGAAAAATTTACTACCTTTTTAAGAGAAAAAAAATATAGATTAAAAGAAATTGATTTCTCAAAATTTACTGAATTTCTTTTACACCTGAAAAAAAAGAATTTATCTGTTTCATCAATTATAAGGATAATCTCATCAATCAGGAATTTTTATAAATTTCTATATGCAAGAGGAATTATAAATGACTATTTATTTATTGAAACACCAAAGTCAGAAAGGGACTTGCCAGAAGTTTTATCTAATGAGGAAATAGAAAAATTACTTTCTACAACAGAAAATTCAAAGAAATATAAAAGAAATATAGCAATCCTTGAACTTCTTTATGGGGCTGGTATTCGGGTCTCAGAACTTGTGAATTTAAAAATTGATGATATAAATTTTAATCAAAAATTTATGAGAATAAAAGGGAAAGGCAACAGAGAAAGAATTGCATTTCTTAATACAGTTGCTCTACAAAGAATTAATGATTATCTTCCTGAAAGACAACAAACTAAAAAAGGTAATCTTTCGCCATATCTTTTTGTTAATAATAGAGGAAATAAACTATCAAGACAGTTTATATGGAAAATAGTAAAAAAATATAGTTCACTTGCAAATTTGAATAAAAATATAAAACCACATACTCTTCGTCATTCTTTTGCAACACATTTACTTGAAAGTGGTCTGGATTTAAGAATTGTGCAAGAACTTTTAGGGCATAAAAATTTATCTACAACAGAAATTTATACTCATATTGATAGAAGACAAATAAAGAAAATATACAAAAAATATCATCCTCGTGCATAA
- a CDS encoding sugar isomerase domain-containing protein, whose protein sequence is MSKKEIRENYLENVIGKLKSVEKHQVNNFRKAGEMIADAYQQDKLVHVYGGGGHTCLMVCEMFFRAGGLANINPIMGHDISPFCQALKYLEVERTTGYGRCLIKYYRVQKDDILIIFHNIGANPTTIDAADEAKIIGAKIIAVSSNNWREKLPKNHHIRHPNKKHLFDYADLCIDDENPYGDADYYIEGFNVPIGPTSTIIDAYIAHRIVIETVKSLISRKIEPPIFRSANLPEGDEYNSKLIERYRNRVKDL, encoded by the coding sequence ATGAGTAAAAAGGAAATAAGAGAAAATTATTTAGAAAATGTTATTGGAAAATTAAAATCAGTTGAAAAACACCAGGTAAATAATTTCCGTAAAGCAGGAGAAATGATTGCAGATGCTTATCAACAAGATAAATTAGTGCATGTTTACGGTGGTGGTGGGCATACATGTTTAATGGTATGCGAAATGTTTTTTCGTGCAGGTGGTTTAGCAAATATTAATCCAATTATGGGACATGATATATCACCATTTTGCCAAGCATTAAAATATTTAGAAGTAGAACGAACAACAGGTTATGGTAGATGTTTAATAAAGTATTATAGAGTTCAAAAAGATGATATTCTTATTATTTTTCATAACATAGGAGCAAATCCAACAACAATAGATGCAGCAGACGAAGCAAAAATAATTGGTGCGAAAATTATTGCTGTTTCTTCAAATAACTGGCGAGAAAAATTACCAAAAAATCATCATATCAGGCATCCTAATAAAAAGCATCTTTTTGATTATGCTGACCTTTGTATTGACGATGAAAATCCCTATGGTGATGCTGATTATTATATTGAAGGATTTAATGTGCCAATAGGTCCAACATCCACAATAATTGATGCCTATATTGCACATAGAATTGTAATAGAAACAGTAAAGTCCCTTATTTCACGAAAAATAGAGCCACCTATTTTTCGCAGTGCAAATCTTCCAGAAGGTGATGAGTATAATTCTAAATTAATTGAAAGATATCGTAATAGAGTTAAGGATTTATAA
- the leuS gene encoding leucine--tRNA ligase, translating to MEKYDYENIEEKWQRKWEENNLFKAKFQKDNKKFYILEMFPYTSAQIHMGHVRNYTIGDVVARYKVMNGFNILHPIGYDAFGLPAENAAIKHKIQPWEWTYKNINTIRQQLKKLGISYCWEREVITCSPEYYKWNQYFFIQFFKRNLAYKKQAPANWCPSCQTVLANEQVVDDKCWRCGSLVEQKNFEQWFIKITDYAERLLDFSGIKNWPERVITMQKNWIGKSTGGEVEFDIPQLGENLTIFTTRPDTLFGCTYLVVSPFHPVVKKLIQKSKNSSEIQNFVERTKKQRIKVIDASKTEKEGIDTEIYGINPVNGEKIPIWLGNYVLMEYGTGAIMAVPAHDERDFEFAKKYNIPIKIVIKNPDWQNLPENLENAYEGEGILVNSGTFDGQESEKAKEKIIEFLKNKGKGKKTVNYKLRDWCISRQRYWGTPIPIIYCKKCGTVSVPEEQLPVKLPENIEITGKGESPLKNIPEFVKCKCPICGQESERETDTMDTFVDSSWYFLRYASEKIEDKPFDKEEVNYWMPVDQYIGGIEHAILHLLYSRFFVKVLKDIGYINFEEPFENLLCQGMVVKDGSKMSKSKGNVVDPTDIIKKYGVDTLRLFILFAAPPELDLEWSEKGIEGCWRFINRVWRINNEIKNYEGEKNEKNNEVEIAINKTIKGVTEDIENDFHFNTGIAKIMEFLNFFSKIISEKSASKKIIVETWKNFIKIISPFAPHISEELWERNGEKEFIYYQKWPEYKETTEKEDIITVPVQINGKLRGTINVPTVIDEKELFEKIINDKKFSKWVENKEIIKKVYVKGKIFNIVLK from the coding sequence ATGGAAAAATATGACTATGAAAATATTGAGGAAAAATGGCAAAGAAAATGGGAAGAAAATAATTTATTTAAGGCAAAATTCCAAAAGGATAATAAAAAATTTTATATTCTTGAAATGTTTCCATACACTTCTGCCCAGATTCATATGGGACATGTTAGAAACTATACAATTGGGGATGTAGTTGCAAGATATAAAGTTATGAATGGATTTAATATATTGCATCCGATTGGATATGATGCTTTTGGTCTACCTGCTGAAAATGCTGCAATAAAACACAAAATTCAACCATGGGAATGGACATATAAAAATATTAATACTATCAGACAACAATTGAAAAAACTTGGTATTTCATACTGCTGGGAAAGAGAAGTAATAACATGTTCTCCTGAATATTATAAATGGAATCAATATTTTTTTATCCAATTTTTTAAGAGAAATTTAGCATATAAAAAACAGGCACCTGCTAATTGGTGTCCATCATGTCAGACAGTTCTTGCAAATGAACAGGTAGTGGATGATAAATGTTGGAGATGTGGTAGTTTAGTTGAACAGAAAAATTTTGAACAATGGTTTATAAAGATTACTGATTATGCTGAAAGATTGCTTGATTTTTCTGGGATAAAAAACTGGCCTGAGAGAGTAATTACAATGCAGAAAAATTGGATAGGAAAAAGCACTGGCGGTGAAGTTGAATTTGATATACCTCAATTAGGTGAAAATTTAACTATTTTTACAACAAGACCTGACACATTATTTGGTTGCACTTACCTTGTTGTTTCTCCTTTTCACCCTGTGGTTAAAAAATTAATTCAAAAATCAAAAAATAGTAGTGAAATACAAAATTTTGTAGAAAGAACAAAGAAACAGAGAATAAAAGTTATTGATGCCTCAAAAACAGAAAAAGAAGGAATTGATACAGAAATTTATGGAATTAACCCTGTTAATGGAGAGAAAATTCCTATCTGGCTGGGAAATTATGTTTTAATGGAATATGGAACAGGAGCAATTATGGCAGTACCTGCTCATGATGAGAGAGATTTTGAGTTCGCAAAAAAATATAATATCCCAATTAAAATTGTTATAAAAAACCCTGATTGGCAAAATTTACCAGAAAATTTAGAAAATGCATATGAAGGAGAAGGGATATTGGTTAATTCTGGAACATTTGATGGACAGGAAAGTGAAAAAGCAAAAGAAAAAATAATAGAATTTCTTAAAAATAAAGGGAAAGGGAAAAAAACAGTAAACTATAAATTAAGGGACTGGTGTATTTCAAGACAAAGATACTGGGGAACTCCAATTCCAATAATATACTGTAAAAAATGTGGAACTGTTTCTGTTCCAGAAGAACAACTTCCTGTTAAATTACCAGAAAATATTGAAATTACGGGAAAGGGAGAATCACCACTAAAAAATATTCCTGAATTTGTAAAATGTAAGTGTCCTATTTGTGGGCAAGAAAGTGAAAGGGAAACAGATACAATGGACACTTTTGTTGATTCTTCCTGGTATTTTTTAAGATATGCTTCCGAAAAAATAGAAGATAAACCATTTGATAAAGAGGAAGTAAATTACTGGATGCCGGTAGACCAATATATTGGTGGGATAGAACATGCTATTTTACATCTTCTTTATAGTAGATTTTTTGTGAAGGTTTTAAAAGACATTGGATATATTAATTTTGAGGAACCATTTGAAAATTTACTCTGCCAGGGAATGGTTGTTAAAGATGGAAGTAAAATGTCAAAATCAAAAGGAAATGTTGTTGACCCAACAGATATTATTAAAAAATATGGAGTTGATACTTTAAGATTATTTATACTTTTTGCTGCACCTCCTGAACTTGACTTAGAATGGAGTGAAAAAGGAATCGAAGGATGCTGGAGATTTATCAACAGAGTTTGGAGGATAAACAATGAAATTAAAAATTATGAAGGTGAGAAAAATGAAAAAAACAATGAAGTAGAAATTGCAATAAATAAAACAATAAAAGGAGTGACAGAAGATATTGAAAATGATTTCCATTTCAATACGGGAATTGCAAAAATAATGGAGTTTTTAAATTTTTTCAGCAAAATAATATCAGAAAAAAGTGCTTCTAAAAAAATAATTGTAGAGACATGGAAAAATTTTATAAAGATTATTTCGCCATTTGCCCCTCATATAAGCGAAGAATTATGGGAAAGAAACGGTGAAAAAGAATTTATTTATTATCAAAAATGGCCTGAATATAAAGAAACAACAGAAAAGGAAGATATAATTACAGTCCCTGTTCAAATAAATGGAAAATTAAGGGGAACAATAAATGTTCCAACAGTAATAGATGAAAAAGAACTTTTTGAAAAAATTATTAACGATAAAAAATTTTCTAAGTGGGTTGAAAACAAAGAAATTATAAAGAAAGTATATGTAAAAGGGAAAATATTTAATATAGTATTAAAATAG
- a CDS encoding sugar phosphate isomerase/epimerase family protein, with protein MKIAIQIGLLPGNTLEEKFYKAKEIGFEGIEVYGRDLLNDEKIVEKYKNLSKEMGIQISSICAGYRKFLLDPTHEERQQSRNEIKKLLEFGNYLGVVGLILVPVFGSPKITDLSPYKNAFELEKELLISQLPELVEKAEKEKCALLLEPLNRYETHFMNRIEQGIELCKRIKSEYLKTMADFFHMSIEEVDIARAIKKGGKLISHVHLADSNRILPGMGHTDFKKGFKALKKIGYDKFLALECGVPEPKKENLDRCFHYLKNIIETI; from the coding sequence GTGAAAATTGCAATTCAAATAGGACTCTTGCCGGGGAATACTCTTGAAGAAAAATTTTATAAAGCAAAAGAGATTGGATTTGAGGGTATTGAAGTATATGGAAGGGATTTACTTAATGATGAAAAAATTGTTGAGAAATATAAAAATTTGTCAAAGGAAATGGGTATCCAAATTTCTTCTATATGTGCCGGCTATAGAAAATTTCTTCTTGACCCAACACATGAGGAAAGACAACAATCAAGAAACGAAATAAAAAAATTGTTAGAATTTGGAAATTACCTTGGAGTTGTTGGGCTTATTCTTGTTCCAGTTTTTGGTTCACCTAAAATAACTGACCTATCTCCATACAAAAATGCATTTGAACTTGAAAAAGAACTTTTAATTTCTCAATTACCAGAATTAGTAGAAAAGGCAGAAAAAGAAAAATGTGCGCTTTTACTTGAACCACTTAATAGATATGAGACACATTTTATGAATCGTATTGAACAGGGAATTGAATTATGCAAAAGAATTAAAAGTGAATATTTAAAAACAATGGCTGATTTTTTTCATATGAGTATTGAAGAAGTTGATATAGCAAGGGCAATTAAAAAAGGTGGAAAACTTATTTCACATGTCCATTTAGCAGATAGTAATAGAATTTTGCCGGGGATGGGACATACTGACTTCAAAAAAGGGTTTAAGGCATTGAAGAAAATTGGATATGATAAATTCTTGGCACTTGAATGCGGAGTTCCTGAACCAAAAAAAGAAAATTTGGACAGATGTTTCCATTATTTAAAAAATATAATTGAAACTATATAA
- a CDS encoding Gfo/Idh/MocA family oxidoreductase, with translation MKKLKVGIIGTGGIAQVSHIPNFQKIEDVEVSAISDINKEKLNYVAEKFNIPKTFTDWEKMLEEDIDAVVICSPNSFHSIQSIKAMEKGKHVLCEKPICLSVEEAEKIFDTVDKTGKVFMGAFPRRFLGETIVLKKMIDNGDFGEIYYLKASYLRRRGIPGLGTWFTNKKLAGGGPMMDVGVHVIDMVLYLANLTDPKIIIGTTFEKFKDKAVDGGWPPIETRKGEKVTNKMDVEDLSCGFVKFSNGATLFVEASWAGNSETGLKASLFGTKNGAQLPDPENKENPVRIYSEIDGIISDITPQIPILDPYLEEAKHFIECIKENKSPITKKEEIISVVKIIEGIYKSSETGKAIIY, from the coding sequence ATGAAAAAATTAAAGGTTGGTATAATTGGGACTGGTGGTATTGCTCAGGTTTCTCATATTCCTAACTTTCAGAAAATTGAAGATGTAGAGGTTAGTGCAATTTCAGATATAAATAAGGAAAAATTAAATTATGTAGCAGAAAAATTTAATATCCCAAAAACATTTACAGACTGGGAGAAGATGCTTGAAGAAGATATTGATGCTGTTGTTATTTGTTCACCTAATTCTTTCCATTCAATTCAGTCAATTAAAGCAATGGAAAAAGGAAAACATGTTTTATGTGAAAAGCCAATATGTTTAAGTGTGGAAGAAGCAGAGAAAATTTTTGATACTGTTGATAAAACAGGAAAAGTTTTTATGGGCGCTTTCCCAAGAAGATTTTTAGGAGAAACAATTGTCTTGAAAAAAATGATTGATAATGGGGACTTTGGTGAGATTTATTATTTAAAAGCAAGTTATTTAAGAAGGAGAGGTATTCCTGGACTTGGAACATGGTTCACAAATAAAAAACTTGCTGGTGGTGGTCCTATGATGGATGTTGGGGTTCATGTGATTGATATGGTTCTTTATCTTGCTAATTTAACTGACCCGAAAATTATTATTGGGACAACATTTGAGAAATTTAAAGATAAAGCAGTAGATGGTGGTTGGCCTCCAATTGAAACAAGAAAAGGAGAAAAGGTAACTAATAAAATGGATGTAGAAGACCTATCTTGTGGTTTTGTTAAATTTTCAAATGGAGCAACACTTTTTGTAGAAGCAAGTTGGGCGGGAAATTCAGAAACGGGACTGAAAGCAAGTTTGTTTGGCACAAAAAATGGTGCACAATTGCCTGACCCTGAAAATAAAGAAAATCCGGTAAGAATATATTCTGAAATTGATGGAATTATTTCTGATATTACTCCTCAAATACCAATATTAGACCCATATCTTGAAGAGGCAAAACATTTTATTGAATGCATAAAAGAAAATAAATCCCCTATTACTAAAAAGGAAGAAATAATAAGTGTTGTTAAAATAATTGAAGGTATTTATAAGTCATCTGAAACAGGTAAGGCAATAATTTATTAA
- a CDS encoding AraC family transcriptional regulator — protein sequence MKKGIEEKVIKKSTGVPILIREDIEYLDKGHSVFLAYHQEVEIHIIKEGKGFYLIQNKKYIFDKNTAIIIYPDQQHLHNIYPPYSIKKISLYFNPGILKKINFDINSLPHLIKIPGKNIAKIQLVVDLMKNEISEKKKFCEDTTYSLLNFILNLLKRWKYEKEIPYKQADPLIDKLIEYLNENYYKDIDILHLSKIFYKSESYLSHIFKKFTGIGIKEYIIQKRILESKKILENQNDIKITKVGEKVGFSSFPLFYRAFKKITGISPSSYRDIFLKAENNIKTAENII from the coding sequence ATGAAAAAAGGGATTGAAGAAAAAGTAATTAAAAAGAGTACTGGGGTTCCAATACTTATAAGAGAGGATATTGAGTATTTAGATAAAGGACATTCTGTTTTTCTTGCATATCACCAAGAAGTTGAAATTCATATAATAAAAGAAGGAAAAGGGTTTTATCTCATTCAAAATAAAAAATATATTTTTGATAAAAATACTGCAATAATTATTTATCCTGACCAGCAACATCTTCATAATATTTATCCACCTTATAGTATTAAAAAAATTTCTCTTTATTTCAATCCCGGCATTTTAAAAAAAATTAATTTTGACATAAATTCTTTACCACATTTAATAAAAATACCTGGTAAAAACATAGCAAAAATTCAATTAGTTGTTGATTTGATGAAAAATGAAATATCTGAGAAGAAAAAATTTTGCGAAGATACAACATATTCTTTACTCAATTTTATTCTTAATTTATTGAAAAGGTGGAAATACGAAAAAGAAATTCCTTATAAGCAAGCAGATCCACTAATTGATAAATTAATAGAATATTTAAATGAAAATTATTATAAGGATATTGACATTTTACATCTTTCAAAAATATTTTATAAGTCAGAAAGTTATCTTTCACACATATTTAAGAAATTTACAGGTATAGGAATAAAAGAATATATTATTCAAAAAAGAATTCTTGAATCAAAAAAAATTCTTGAAAATCAAAATGACATTAAAATTACAAAAGTTGGAGAGAAAGTTGGTTTTTCTTCATTTCCACTTTTCTATCGTGCTTTTAAAAAAATAACAGGTATCTCTCCTTCTTCATATAGGGACATTTTTTTAAAAGCAGAAAATAATATAAAGACAGCAGAAAATATAATTTAA
- a CDS encoding uroporphyrinogen decarboxylase family protein, which produces MEKKFSWYVSGCHEAYAYLSGLKLDEIYKDYFSCAKAFEVGRKKIKEIFGEQVVVGSPSCAPISYGHIICLGVPVSFPEDSEPGVRPIYKNIDEGIDALKKDVDFSKNELFKHYLGMWEYLKNKFPDEKVYFSGFGWEGPITTAVLLRGTDFYMDIFDCPEKVKNFLSLVTESVIKFVYFTRNINNEPPINSESSGLADDLSSLISPSLWDEFVIPYWERYYSGLTTGKRTIHVENLKPEHLPYLKKVNISYYDPSVSPALSPKIIKEKIDIPFEWRLPSFQLRDMKKGDVRKWIYEMIKEGADTLFHIIGKECCLGNNPDKVKEFIKTCKEIEKGEDYGKISN; this is translated from the coding sequence ATGGAGAAAAAATTTAGTTGGTATGTAAGTGGTTGTCATGAAGCATATGCTTATCTTTCTGGATTAAAACTTGATGAAATTTATAAAGATTATTTTTCTTGTGCAAAAGCATTTGAGGTAGGTAGAAAAAAAATTAAAGAAATATTTGGGGAGCAGGTAGTAGTTGGTTCTCCTTCCTGTGCTCCAATTTCTTATGGTCATATAATATGTTTGGGAGTTCCTGTAAGTTTTCCAGAGGACTCGGAACCAGGTGTAAGGCCAATTTATAAAAATATTGATGAAGGTATTGACGCATTAAAAAAAGATGTTGATTTTAGCAAAAATGAATTATTTAAACATTATTTAGGTATGTGGGAATATTTAAAAAATAAGTTTCCTGATGAAAAAGTTTATTTTTCTGGATTTGGATGGGAAGGTCCAATAACAACAGCAGTTCTTTTAAGAGGAACTGATTTTTATATGGATATTTTTGATTGTCCAGAAAAAGTCAAAAATTTTCTTTCTCTTGTAACAGAGAGTGTTATAAAATTCGTTTATTTCACAAGAAACATAAATAATGAGCCACCAATAAATTCTGAAAGTAGTGGGTTAGCCGATGACCTTTCAAGTTTAATTTCCCCTTCTTTATGGGATGAATTTGTAATTCCTTATTGGGAAAGATATTATAGTGGTTTAACCACTGGAAAAAGAACAATACATGTTGAAAACTTAAAACCAGAGCATCTTCCTTACCTTAAAAAAGTAAATATCTCTTATTATGACCCTTCTGTATCTCCTGCTTTAAGTCCAAAAATAATAAAAGAAAAAATAGATATACCATTTGAATGGCGACTCCCTTCATTTCAATTAAGAGATATGAAAAAAGGAGATGTAAGAAAATGGATTTATGAAATGATAAAGGAAGGGGCAGATACATTATTTCATATTATAGGGAAAGAATGTTGTTTAGGTAATAATCCTGATAAAGTAAAGGAATTCATTAAAACATGTAAAGAAATAGAAAAAGGAGAAGATTATGGGAAAATTAGCAATTGA